One window of Medicago truncatula cultivar Jemalong A17 chromosome 2, MtrunA17r5.0-ANR, whole genome shotgun sequence genomic DNA carries:
- the LOC11422267 gene encoding replication protein A 70 kDa DNA-binding subunit B translates to MAPKIDLISDISPSKENWNIRVRVVRLWFVRDMKKDQLPYSLEMVLMDNKGDRINASVRRTLIYKYEKELREDRVFSIGNFSVASNVGSYRTARHPYKINFQYGTKIKQCDDKFVPADIYVIGDSREIFQSEYDTDYLIDVMGMLKAVGVEKSYTRNGSQSKMIPIELDYDGFRFKVTLFGPYVDELNAFLASGETENVVVAVLLTKIKIFQGQATIQNTINATKVLFNPTFTAALLLKKRMVENDDSPSPGISKITEASKVSVEEDFLNLSPMTTVEGLKDCAEEKCFAVFGTVNVIVDDSDWWYTSCVVCNKKVYPDEKMYFCSKCNKHVLNVTPRYMIKMRVVDHTDSATFVLFDRDAAELFKKTCADMIESCGMGTDASEVPKDILAMVEKSYLFKVETNLGSSTMYEKSYRVKRVTADPVLVEKFQTKYKDLMKNVHEEDVNLVDGVVDGGALKSSDTIVQDLMKKLDEPTAGSVDGIDESLTASVHGIGLVQDVAVMSDGGDVDAPDKRNVTVSKRPIDGSKVEKDGSSKSLELIKRIKTEKP, encoded by the exons ATGGCACCAAAGATTGACTTGATTTCTGATATATCCCCTTCCAAAGAAAATTGGAATATCAGGGTTCGAGTCGTTCGCCTTTGGTTTGTGAGGGATATGAAAAAGGATCAACTTCCTTACTCCTTGGAAATGGTTTTGATGGATAATAAG ggCGACCGAATCAATGCTTCTGTAAGACGTACTCTCATATACAAATATGAGAAGGAGCTGAGGGAGGACCGTGTTTTCTCCATTGGAAATTTTAGTGTTGCCTCTAATGTGGGATCGTATAGGACGGCGAGACACCCTTATAAGATTAACTTTCAGTATGGTACCAAAATAAAACAGTGTGATGATAAGTTTGTTCCTGCTGACATCTACGTGATCGGTGATTCTCGCGAAATCTTTCAATCTGAATATGATACGGATTACTTGATCG ATGTTATGGGTATGTTGAAGGCTGTTGGTGTTGAGAAGTCATATACTCGCAATGGATCTCAATCGAAGATGATTCCTATTGAGTTGGATTACGATGG GTTTCGTTTTAAGGTCACCCTGTTTGGTCCTTATGTCGATGAGTTGAATGCTTTTCTTGCATCTGGTGAAACCGAAAACGTTGTTGTTGCTGTCCTCTTAACCAAGATCAAGATCTTTCAAG GTCAGGCGACGATACAAAATACTATTAATGCAACAAAGGTGTTGTTCAATCCAACTTTCACTGCTGCTCTTCTATTGAAGAAGAg GATGGTTGAGAATGATGATTCTCCGTCACCGGGCATTTCTAAAATTACGGAGGCATCTAAGGTTAGCGTTGAGGAGGACTTTCTGAATTTGTCCCCGATGACCACTGTTGAAGGCCTTAAGGATTGTGCCGAG gagaaaTGTTTTGCGGTGTTTGGCACTGTCaatgttattgttgatgattcgGATTGGTGGTATACATCTTGCGTTGTCTGTAACAAAAAGGTGTACCCTGATGAGAAGATGTACTTTTGTTCGAAGTGCAATAAGCACGTGTTGAATGTGACACCCag GTACATGATCAAGATGAGGGTTGTTGACCACACTGATTCTGctacttttgttttatttgaccGCGATGCTGCTGAGTTGTTTAAGAAGACTTGTGCTGATATGATTGAATCCTGTGGAAtg GGAACTGATGCGTCAGAAGTTCCTAAAGATATCCTTGCTATGGTTGAGAAATCTTACCTGTTCAAAGTCGAGACAAACTTGGGATCTTCGACTATGTACGAGAAGTCCTATCGGGTTAAGAGAGTTACGGCCGATCCTGTGTTGGTAGAAAAGTTTCAGACCAAATATAAAGATTTGATG AAGAATGTCCATGAAGAGGATGTTAATTTGGTTGATGGTGTCGTTGATGGTGGTGCTCTCAAATCATCCGACACTATTGTTCAG GATTTGATGAAAAAACTTGATGAACCGACTGCTGGGAGCGTAGATGGGATAGATGAATCACTTACCGCGAGCGTACATGGGATAGGTTTGGTGCAAGACGTTGCAGTTATGAGTGATGGTGGTGATGTTGATGCTCCAGATAAACGTAATGTTACGGTTTCTAAGCGTCCCATCGATGGTTCTAAGGTCGAGAAAGATGGTTCCTCCAAATCACTCGAGCTGATTAAGCGTATTAAGACCGAGAAGccttga